The genomic stretch GTCATCGCCGGACAGATCCAATCGCCCAAGCGATGCCATGCTGGCCCGCAGCTCTCGGTCAAGATGCTGGAGATGCTGAGGCGCGATGAACATTCCCTCGCGCCAGACAATCATACCGGCGGTCATGTCGTGGCTCCGAATAGCTTGTCGATAAAGCCCATGATGGGGCCGCGTCTTTGCTCTTGCGGCCTGCCGTCAAGCGTCAGACCGCCCGCCGCGATGTCAATCCCTGACGCGGAGATCGAGACAATCACACCTTGGTCCAGAACCCTGTCGCTGATCGCTTCAAGCGCGCTGAAACGCTGGCTTTCATAATCGGCGAATTCGGCAAATACCCCCAGATAGCGGGTGTCCGGCGCCAGATCGAAAGGCACAACGCGGGTCTCGGCCGGATAGATCGGCCCGATGCTCTGGACGCTTAGCACGACACCGGCAAGGTTTTCGCCGCTGCCGTCAAACAATTCCCAGAAACCGGCCTCTTCAAAGGCGGTCCGGTTCGACAATTGATAAAGCCGGAGCACCACAGGGTTGGAGGCCTCGTTGTAAGGATTGATCTCACGGCTGGCAGAGATGCCGACCGTCTTGGAAACCGGCACTTGTATCTCTTGCGAAGCACAGCCGGCCCCCAACACGAGAACGGCGACAGCTGTCATGATGGCGGGTCGCAACATGTTCATTTCCTTCGTATCTCCTCGGCCAGGATGGCGCGAAAGGTGCGTCCGTAGTCGCCGTTCTCGCGGCGGCGGCGGAATTGTTTGTGAAACAGGCTCCAATAGCGGTGCTTGCGGCGTGCGAATGGACCAAGGAAATCACGATATTCCTTTTCCAGCTCGGCCGGGTCGAACTGATCCAGAAAACGTGCCACGGCGCGGTCGATTGCCCCTGACAATTCCTCCCGCTCGAGCGCCGCCGACCTGGGGTCCTGCGCGGCTGTCGCGGTCAGCCCCATCGGCACAAACTGCCCGCCCCCCGCGACACTGCTGTCGGGAAAACCCATCCGAGACACGATTGGCGCCGCATCCATCGGCGCATAAGGGGCAGGTTTGTCTGCCTGTGCTTCGGAAACCGGCGTATCACGCAGACCGGGGCCATCCTCGAACGGGTCGAAAAGCAGATCAGCCTCTAGCGCCTTGATATCGCCCCCAAAGGGTTCCTCTGCCTCTTCTCCCGGCTGGGCTGTCATGTCATCCACGACTTCGAGCGGGGACAATGACATCGGCCGCATCTCGGGCTTCGGTGCAGGTGCTGGTTCGACGACCGGCGCGGATGGGCGGGAGGTGACACTGATCAACAGCCGGTACCCCGCGAATTCCACAACATCCCCATCGGCCACCGGTCGTCCGCCCTGCTGATGGATCGACGTGCCGTTCAGCATGGTGCCATTGCGCGACAGGTCAGTGACGCGATAGCCGGTAAAGGGTGCCCCGTCGATTTGCAGGTGGCGGCGCGACAGGGTGGAGGAGCTGTCAGGCAGACTAAGATCACAGTCGAAATCCCGCCCGATGACGAAGGGACAAGACGGCACCGCAATCTCGCGGCGCGGCAAGATCTCGCCCTCGGGCAGAGACAATATTTGCAGGCTGACGCTCATGTTTCCTGCCTCATGCATTGGGCAAGGCGGGTATTGAAATCTGCGATAAAGGACGGGCGCGCCGCATCGAACTGATGCGAAAAGTGAACGCTCATAGCGTTCGTATCGTAGGGGATCGCCCGGAAATCGGCGGGGTCGAGCCCGCGTTTGCGCATGTAATATTCGAAGATCAGATCGTATTCCAAGGCGACATCAATATCACCGTTGACCAGCATGCTCAGCAGGCTGTCGGCATCGCGCGGTTTCATCACCACGTTGAAACCTTCGCGATGCAGGAACAACCATTTGCTTGTCGCAAATTTGGCCGAATAGCGCGCCGACAGCCGGCCAGCGGGATCGGCCGGATCGATCGATGCGCCGCGCCGCATGTACCAGATCAGAGATTCCGAAACCACCGGTGCCGATGCAATGGAAAACCTCTCGCGTGCGGAATTTGGTGAGCCGACGAAAAAGCCGTCCATATCCCCGTTTTCCGTCATCAATTGCGCGGTCGACCAATCCATCATATGCAGTTCATAGGGCTGGCCCATAGCGTCGAGCGCGCAGCGCACACGCTGCACGGCAATCCCCGACATCTCGCCGTTTTCGATCATCTGGTAAGGCGGCAAAAGCTGCGTTGCGAGCCGGATCGGCGCCCTGTCCTGCCCATGAACCGGGCTACCATGAAGGGCATAAACCAGCATTGCAAAAAGCGCCGCGATGCGCAGATCGGTTTTCACCGTATCAAGCCAAGTCAATGCGCAGCTCCTTTCCATCGTGGTCGACGTTGATCTGCGTCAGCGGGTCACCGGTGATGGCCATGGCAATGCACCGTTCGGCCAGGCGGGGCAAAAGCTGACGGTTGATGATCGCCTCCAAGGCGCGGCCACCACTCAGCACATCCGTATTGCAGCGGACGACATGATCGACGAAACCGCTGCTCCACTCGAAACCCGCGCCATATTGGGCGGCAATCCGCGCGCGGATCCGGCGCATCTGGATGCCGACCAACTGCCGGCTCGCCGCATCATCAAGCGGGCGATATGCGATAACCTCGGTCCGGCCAAGGAAAGCGGGGCTGAAGAAATCCAGCAATATGGGCCGCAGGTGATGCGCCAATGTCTCGGCATCAGGCGGATTGTCCTGCGCATCCACAAAACTGCGGATATCCTCGCCACCAGCATTGGCGGTCATAATGATGATGGTATTGCGAAAATCGACCTCGTTGCCTTCAGAGTCGCTGATATGGCCTTTGTCAAAAATCTGGAAAAAGATGTCGTGGATCGCCGGATGGGCCTTTTCCATCTCGTCCAAAAGCAACACGGAATAGGGGCGGCGGCGCACGGCCTCTGTCAGCACGCCACCCTTGCCATAGCCGACATATCCCGCCGCGGCGCCCAACAGCATCGACGTCTTATGCGCGTCCTTGAACTCGGTCATATTGATGGTGGTGATCGCATCTTCGCCGCCAAAGACCTGTTCGGCAATCGCAAGCGCCGTTTCGGTCTTGCCGACACCAGAGGGACCACACATCAGGAAAACGCCAATCGGCTTGCGCGTATCGGTCAACCCCGCGCGGCTGATCTTGAGCGAGCGTGCGATGGCCTCCACAGCGCTATCCTGACCGATAATCCGGGATTTCAGCGCCTCATCCAGACGCAATAGCCGGTCCGCCTCGCTGCGTTCAAGATTGTTCAGCGGCACGCCTGTCCAGTCCGAAACAACGGCTGCAATCGAGGCTGCGCTGACCCATGGAAAGACATATTCAGAGGTTTCCGGCAGCGCAGGCGACGGTTCGGCATCTGCTGGCTTGTCCTGCCCCAGATGCGCAGCGACCTGATCGCGTTCAGCAGCCCAGCGCTGTGTTGCCTGATCCAACGCGTCGCGCAGCACGTCAACGCGGGCGTCAAGCGCGGCAACATCCACCGTGACCTTGCCAAAGCGGTTGCCGTCCTCGCGGGTCTGATCGCGTTCTGCTTCGGCAAATCGCATCCGTTCTTCCAGCGCATCAAGCGCAGAGGGCCGCGCCGTTTGTGACAGGGCCACACGGGCGCAGGCGGTATCAAGCACGCTGATCGCCTTGTCGGGCAGACGGCGTGCGGGCATGTAACGCGTGGACAGATCGACCGCCGCGCACAGCGCCTCTTGCTGGATCAGCACGCCGTGATGGGCGGCCAGCCCCTCTGATACACGTCGCAAAATATGCACAGCGGCTTCGGCTGTCGGCTCTTCCACGGTGATCGGCTGAAACCGGCGCGACAGGGCGGGGTCTTTTTCGAAATATTTCTTGTATTCTGCAAAGGTGGTCGCCGCAATCGTGCGGAATTCGCCCCGCGCAAGCGCGGGCTTAAGCAAATTGGCCGCGTCATTCTGGCCTTCGGTGCCCCCTGCGCCGATCATGGTATGCGCCTCGTCGATGAACATCAGGATCGGCCTGTCAGAAGATTGCACTTCTTTCAGCACGTTCTTGAGGCGGTCCTCGAACTCGCCCTTGACGCTGGCACCGGCCTGTAAAAGCCCCATGTCCAAGCTCAGAAGCTCGGCTTCGGCAAGCGCCTGCGGCACCTCTCCGGCCACGATCTTTTGGGCCAGCCCCTCGACGATGGCGGTCTTGCCGACGCCGGGTTGACCCAACAGGATCGGATTGTTCTGACGCTTGCGCAGCAGCACGTCGATCGCCTTGGCGACCTCATCAGTCCGACCGACCACAGCGTCCAGCGCACCGCTACGGGCAAGCTCGGTCAGATTGACCGTATATTTGCCCAGCGCGCCCTCGCCGACCGCACCTGCCGCAGACGCGACATCAGAGCGGGCGGCACCCGGCCCAGCGGCCAGATTGACACCCCGCGCGCGGGCAAAATCGCGCATGGCCTCGCCAGACACGGATGCCAGCGCCTGATAGCTTTCGTTTCTCAGACCGGCAGCATTGGGCTGCATTGCCGCCAGCAACAGGGTTTCGGGAAGGATCGCTGTCTGTTCCAGCTCGACGGATGCGATCAACCAAGCGGCTTCTAGAAGTTTGACCACATTGCCCGAGATCGTGGGCCGGTCCGTCGGGCTGCCAGACCCGCGCGGCATTCGGCTTTCGATCTCGGCTTCAAGCGCCGTCAGGGTGACGCCCTGCCCCTCAAGAAAGGCTTGCAGCGCATCATCGGCGCCAAAAAGACTATGAAACAGCCAATGCGCGGGTTCGACAGTCGCGCTGCGTCGTTTCATGGCCTCGCCGACCGCATTCTCCAGCGCGTCCTTGAGCCTTGGCGAAAGTTTTCCGACCAGTCGTGTCAATTGCACCATCAGGAATGGCCTCCGCTGTATGGGGTTGGTGAGAAATCGAGTTTGAGCCGGGCCGTCGCCTGTGGCCGCGTCGCTGGTTCAAGGCATCCATGCTGTCCCAAGCGCAGTGCCTGCGCGCGATCGCGCGACAGGCGCGGCCGCGCAAGCTGGTCTCTTGGCAGGCGGGCGAAATAGCTGACAGGCACCGGGTCGCGCAGAAACAGCCGGGTCAGCGTCGGCACCGCGCCAAGCCGACCCTGCCGCGCGCGCAATCCTGCCAGATCCTCGGCGTCGTTGCAGATGATCTCGATCTCCAGTCGCCCCGATGCAGGCACGGCACGCCGCCCGACAACCACGCCGCCCCCCAAGACGTTGCCAAGGCCCGCCGACCGCGAAATCCGCAGCCTGCAATCGGGATCAAGGTGATATTTGTGGTTAAAGCGGGGGATGATGGATACCTCGCGCGCGATCAACCAGCTCAGGACGCGGCGCAATGTTTCTAGGTTCTGGCTGCGCAGGACAAGGGCCAACAGGGCTGGCAAAAGCTGCGCGCCCGCCGCCCGCTCATCTGCGTTGACGCCGATCAGCCGGGCGATCCCGTCTTTGATAATGCCGGGGTGGGCCGCCTTCGCATCAGCCTCTGACACAAGGATTGCGCGCTGTCCGGCCCCAAGCCAAAGCTGCAACAGACGCCGGTCAAACACGCCCAGAAAGTCATGTAACCCGGCTTCATCCGCGTTCATCTCGGCCTGCAATGCCTCGATCAGGTAATCCGGAAGCGAGCCATCCAGCGAACGCAGAAGATTGGCGACAAAACGTCGTTCATGCTTGACGCCGTCGCGCGACACGATGCCCCGGTGATTGCCCGCAAGTTGGCTGCCATGCCCGAACGGATCGGAGCTGCCTTCATCGATCAGGCGACGAAATGCGTCCAGACCGATGCGCAAGCCCTGCACCGGATCAAGATCGACAAGGTTCTGCACATGCCCGGCAGTCATGATACCATCTGGCTCCCATGGCGACGGGGTGGGGCGAAAAACGGATGATCCGCCCCGTTTTCCCGCATCTGGATCTGCACAAACCGGTCATGGCTGACAAAGCTGGATAGGAAATCTGCAATGACATGGCCAAAAACGGTCGCAGGGACCGACAAGTAATCCGGGTTGATCACGATATCGACCCAAATGCCCGACGCGATCAGGTTTTGCCCATCCAGACGGATAGGGGCAAAGCGACGCGCGAGATTGACGGCGACAATCGCCTTGGCATCGGACGCATAGCCTGTCGGCGCGCAAAGATGCAGGCTGTCTCGCAGCACGCGCGCAGGATCGTCTTCGGACAAAAGCGCATTGAAATTGCCGCCAATCAGGGCCACGAGATCCCACCGGCGATTGCTGTCCAGCCGCGCGGGCACGGCAGGGCTTGGTTCCTCTAGCACCGCGAAATCGGCATCGGCCAGATCGTCATTGTCGATCCGCACTCGTTCGCCGGGACGCAAGCGCATCGCCGCAGCGCCATTCGAACACAAAAGCTGGGCCACTAGATCAAGGCCTGTGTCGGTCAGGCCGTCATCTTCGGGAATGGACAGGCTGATGTCGCGCCTTGCGGGATCAGGCTCGCCGCTGAACATCCGCTCCTGCCATACCGGCCCCTGCGCGCCCGCGACACCGACGGGGGCTGCAAGTTCGGGCAAGATCGTTTCGCCATCCGGGGTCAGGCGCGTCACAGAGCGCAGCCGCAATATCTCTGGTCGCGCGCCCTGCCCGCGCGGCACCCGGACCGGCATCCGGTCACGCGCGAAACTGTAATGCTGCGGTTCGGACATCGTCTCGAACAGGTTCAGACATGGCAGAGCGTTCAACACGATATCGCCCGGTTCGACCCGGCGGATATGTTCCATCCCGCGCCGCCCCAAGAAAATGCGAAACTCCGCTGTCCCCGCCTCAAGCAGCTGGGCACCACGCGCCAGTTGACCAAGCCGAAATGCATAGGCCTGATCGGGATAGGCCAGGAAATCGTGCAATTGCTCCATGCCTTGCGGCTGTGAAAAGAACTGCGGCAAAAAGCCGTTATGCCCGCCCGCCATCACGCGCCCCAGCGCATCTGCCCCCAGCAGGACACCGG from Yoonia vestfoldensis encodes the following:
- the tssJ gene encoding type VI secretion system lipoprotein TssJ: MLRPAIMTAVAVLVLGAGCASQEIQVPVSKTVGISASREINPYNEASNPVVLRLYQLSNRTAFEEAGFWELFDGSGENLAGVVLSVQSIGPIYPAETRVVPFDLAPDTRYLGVFAEFADYESQRFSALEAISDRVLDQGVIVSISASGIDIAAGGLTLDGRPQEQRRGPIMGFIDKLFGATT
- a CDS encoding type VI secretion system-associated FHA domain protein, with the translated sequence MSVSLQILSLPEGEILPRREIAVPSCPFVIGRDFDCDLSLPDSSSTLSRRHLQIDGAPFTGYRVTDLSRNGTMLNGTSIHQQGGRPVADGDVVEFAGYRLLISVTSRPSAPVVEPAPAPKPEMRPMSLSPLEVVDDMTAQPGEEAEEPFGGDIKALEADLLFDPFEDGPGLRDTPVSEAQADKPAPYAPMDAAPIVSRMGFPDSSVAGGGQFVPMGLTATAAQDPRSAALEREELSGAIDRAVARFLDQFDPAELEKEYRDFLGPFARRKHRYWSLFHKQFRRRRENGDYGRTFRAILAEEIRRK
- a CDS encoding substrate-binding periplasmic protein, producing MTWLDTVKTDLRIAALFAMLVYALHGSPVHGQDRAPIRLATQLLPPYQMIENGEMSGIAVQRVRCALDAMGQPYELHMMDWSTAQLMTENGDMDGFFVGSPNSARERFSIASAPVVSESLIWYMRRGASIDPADPAGRLSARYSAKFATSKWLFLHREGFNVVMKPRDADSLLSMLVNGDIDVALEYDLIFEYYMRKRGLDPADFRAIPYDTNAMSVHFSHQFDAARPSFIADFNTRLAQCMRQET
- the tssH gene encoding type VI secretion system ATPase TssH; this encodes MVQLTRLVGKLSPRLKDALENAVGEAMKRRSATVEPAHWLFHSLFGADDALQAFLEGQGVTLTALEAEIESRMPRGSGSPTDRPTISGNVVKLLEAAWLIASVELEQTAILPETLLLAAMQPNAAGLRNESYQALASVSGEAMRDFARARGVNLAAGPGAARSDVASAAGAVGEGALGKYTVNLTELARSGALDAVVGRTDEVAKAIDVLLRKRQNNPILLGQPGVGKTAIVEGLAQKIVAGEVPQALAEAELLSLDMGLLQAGASVKGEFEDRLKNVLKEVQSSDRPILMFIDEAHTMIGAGGTEGQNDAANLLKPALARGEFRTIAATTFAEYKKYFEKDPALSRRFQPITVEEPTAEAAVHILRRVSEGLAAHHGVLIQQEALCAAVDLSTRYMPARRLPDKAISVLDTACARVALSQTARPSALDALEERMRFAEAERDQTREDGNRFGKVTVDVAALDARVDVLRDALDQATQRWAAERDQVAAHLGQDKPADAEPSPALPETSEYVFPWVSAASIAAVVSDWTGVPLNNLERSEADRLLRLDEALKSRIIGQDSAVEAIARSLKISRAGLTDTRKPIGVFLMCGPSGVGKTETALAIAEQVFGGEDAITTINMTEFKDAHKTSMLLGAAAGYVGYGKGGVLTEAVRRRPYSVLLLDEMEKAHPAIHDIFFQIFDKGHISDSEGNEVDFRNTIIIMTANAGGEDIRSFVDAQDNPPDAETLAHHLRPILLDFFSPAFLGRTEVIAYRPLDDAASRQLVGIQMRRIRARIAAQYGAGFEWSSGFVDHVVRCNTDVLSGGRALEAIINRQLLPRLAERCIAMAITGDPLTQINVDHDGKELRIDLA
- a CDS encoding type VI secretion system baseplate subunit TssG, translated to MTAGHVQNLVDLDPVQGLRIGLDAFRRLIDEGSSDPFGHGSQLAGNHRGIVSRDGVKHERRFVANLLRSLDGSLPDYLIEALQAEMNADEAGLHDFLGVFDRRLLQLWLGAGQRAILVSEADAKAAHPGIIKDGIARLIGVNADERAAGAQLLPALLALVLRSQNLETLRRVLSWLIAREVSIIPRFNHKYHLDPDCRLRISRSAGLGNVLGGGVVVGRRAVPASGRLEIEIICNDAEDLAGLRARQGRLGAVPTLTRLFLRDPVPVSYFARLPRDQLARPRLSRDRAQALRLGQHGCLEPATRPQATARLKLDFSPTPYSGGHS
- a CDS encoding type VI secretion system baseplate subunit TssF encodes the protein MSSFLQYYEAELDLMRRSLAEFEAANPEKARALGLSAGRSRDPDLQRLSDGFAYVAARLQKQMEDANGDIALDLLRTVAPSLLLGAPSHICLVPASDADLPDDPVTLAAGTRVPFMHDAQVSCVYTLARTVELAPLVLTGLRMETVPLSHAVPPGVDKVEGALILEVRSKDPGRSLAQSLGRKLEFYLPRQTSHRRRIAEALAADVKGVAVAATGSSSAGVLLGADALGRVMAGGHNGFLPQFFSQPQGMEQLHDFLAYPDQAYAFRLGQLARGAQLLEAGTAEFRIFLGRRGMEHIRRVEPGDIVLNALPCLNLFETMSEPQHYSFARDRMPVRVPRGQGARPEILRLRSVTRLTPDGETILPELAAPVGVAGAQGPVWQERMFSGEPDPARRDISLSIPEDDGLTDTGLDLVAQLLCSNGAAAMRLRPGERVRIDNDDLADADFAVLEEPSPAVPARLDSNRRWDLVALIGGNFNALLSEDDPARVLRDSLHLCAPTGYASDAKAIVAVNLARRFAPIRLDGQNLIASGIWVDIVINPDYLSVPATVFGHVIADFLSSFVSHDRFVQIQMRENGADHPFFAPPRRHGSQMVS